From Streptomyces asiaticus, one genomic window encodes:
- the mnmA gene encoding tRNA 2-thiouridine(34) synthase MnmA produces MTDFPGAPTGPRDGRRLRVLAAMSGGVDSAVAAARAAEAGHDVTGVHLALSANPQSFRTGARGCCTIEDSRDARRAADVIGIPFYVWDLAERFREDVVEDFIAEYEAGRTPNPCLRCNEKIKFAALLDKALALGFDAVCTGHYATIVEREDGSRELHRASDMAKDQSYVLGVLDERQLAHAMFPLGDTLTTKDEIRAEAERRGLAVAKKPDSHDICFIADGDTQGFLARHLGTAEGDIVDEDGHRLGTHEGAYGFTIGQRKGLRIGHPAPDGKPRYVLDISPVDNTVTVGPVEALDVAALTAIKPRWCGAPPVGPGTYTAQLRAHGGETEVMAERIGETELRVTFTEPVRGVAPGQAIVLYDGTRVVGSATIAATERAQPVAS; encoded by the coding sequence ATGACTGACTTCCCCGGTGCGCCCACAGGTCCCCGCGACGGCCGTCGGCTGCGCGTCCTCGCTGCCATGTCCGGCGGTGTGGACTCCGCGGTCGCCGCCGCGCGGGCTGCCGAGGCGGGCCACGACGTGACCGGCGTCCATCTCGCGCTCTCCGCCAACCCGCAGTCGTTCCGCACCGGCGCCCGTGGCTGTTGCACCATCGAGGACTCGCGGGACGCCCGGCGGGCCGCCGATGTGATCGGGATCCCCTTCTATGTGTGGGACCTCGCCGAGCGCTTCCGTGAGGACGTGGTCGAGGACTTCATCGCCGAGTACGAGGCGGGCCGCACCCCCAATCCGTGTCTGCGCTGCAACGAGAAGATCAAGTTCGCCGCGCTGCTGGACAAGGCGCTCGCCCTCGGCTTCGACGCCGTCTGCACCGGGCACTACGCCACGATCGTGGAGCGCGAGGACGGCTCGCGTGAGCTGCACCGCGCCAGCGACATGGCCAAGGACCAGTCCTATGTCCTCGGCGTGCTCGACGAGCGCCAGCTCGCCCATGCGATGTTCCCCCTCGGTGACACCCTGACCACCAAGGACGAGATCCGCGCGGAGGCGGAGCGGCGGGGCCTGGCCGTGGCCAAGAAGCCCGACAGCCATGACATCTGCTTCATCGCCGACGGCGACACCCAGGGCTTCCTGGCCCGGCACCTCGGTACGGCCGAGGGCGACATCGTCGACGAGGACGGGCACCGGCTGGGCACCCACGAGGGCGCGTACGGCTTCACCATCGGCCAGCGCAAGGGGCTGCGCATCGGCCATCCGGCGCCCGACGGCAAGCCGCGCTATGTCCTGGACATCTCCCCGGTGGACAACACGGTCACGGTCGGCCCCGTCGAGGCCCTGGACGTGGCCGCCCTCACCGCCATCAAGCCGCGCTGGTGCGGGGCCCCTCCGGTGGGCCCGGGCACGTACACCGCCCAGCTGCGCGCACATGGTGGCGAAACCGAGGTGATGGCCGAGCGAATCGGGGAAACCGAGCTGCGGGTGACCTTCACCGAGCCGGTGCGGGGTGTGGCGCCCGGGCAGGCGATCGTGCTCTACGACGGCACCCGGGTGGTCGGCTCCGCGACCATCGCCGCGACCGAGCGGGCCCAGCCGGTCGCCTCGTAG
- a CDS encoding TIGR03619 family F420-dependent LLM class oxidoreductase, whose amino-acid sequence MRIGFALPQFGPLAHHPEDIARFARQAEELGADSLWVGDRLLAPVDPIVGYAGTDVIPPEFRAALDPFAVLATAAAATERVELGTDVINAPWYPPALLARSLTTVDLLSAGRLLVGLGTGWSPEEYEAVDVPMAERGRRLDECLDALDAWWTRNPVEYRGDHWTVPASHVDLKPASRPRPPVYLAAFAPAAMRRVARRADGWLPIAVVPAASGAPDPVAALAERLPGVREAVEREGRDPAAFDAILRVNPSADASVDDIATTLVRAEREAGIQHAFVDLIYLGKDADQALDLVQRVLERARAS is encoded by the coding sequence ATGCGCATCGGATTCGCCCTTCCCCAGTTCGGTCCGCTCGCCCACCACCCCGAGGACATCGCGCGGTTCGCGCGCCAGGCCGAGGAGCTCGGCGCGGACAGCCTGTGGGTCGGGGACCGCCTGCTCGCCCCGGTCGACCCGATCGTCGGCTACGCGGGCACCGATGTGATCCCGCCCGAATTCCGCGCCGCGCTCGACCCCTTCGCCGTGCTGGCCACCGCCGCCGCGGCCACCGAGCGGGTCGAGCTCGGCACCGATGTCATCAACGCCCCCTGGTACCCGCCCGCGCTGCTCGCCCGCTCCCTCACCACCGTCGATCTGCTGAGCGCGGGCCGGCTGCTGGTCGGGCTCGGCACCGGCTGGTCGCCCGAGGAGTACGAGGCGGTGGACGTCCCCATGGCCGAGCGCGGCCGGCGCCTGGACGAATGCCTCGACGCCCTGGACGCCTGGTGGACCCGGAACCCGGTCGAGTACCGCGGGGACCACTGGACCGTGCCCGCCTCCCACGTGGACCTCAAACCGGCCTCGCGCCCTCGCCCGCCCGTCTACCTCGCCGCCTTCGCGCCCGCGGCCATGCGCCGGGTGGCCCGGCGTGCCGACGGCTGGCTGCCCATCGCGGTCGTCCCGGCCGCGTCCGGAGCGCCCGACCCCGTCGCCGCCCTCGCCGAGCGGCTGCCCGGGGTGCGCGAAGCGGTCGAGCGGGAAGGCCGGGACCCGGCCGCGTTCGACGCGATCCTGCGCGTCAACCCGAGCGCCGACGCCTCCGTGGACGACATCGCGACGACCCTGGTCCGGGCCGAGCGGGAAGCGGGCATCCAGCACGCCTTCGTCGACCTGATCTACCTCGGCAAGGACGCCGACCAAGCCCTGGACCTCGTCCAGCGGGTGCTGGAGCGGGCGCGGGCGAGCTGA
- a CDS encoding N-acetylmuramoyl-L-alanine amidase has translation MIPAAGTRRPPPRVERSVSETTTGGGRRVSRRTLLIGGSAAGLGAGVAAYAARDELTRMWWRLPGIDKPRKAGAVDQPGAEWIPASGANWRWADRPDDYVIDRVVIHVVQGSFDDAVRVFKDPGHRAAAHYVVRRDGHIAQLVRELDVAFHAGNRSYNERSIGIEHEGFVSEPSSFTDAMYRASARLTASICERYDIPRDREHIVGHVEVPGTDHTDPGRHWDWDRYIRLVRAVRVARTAK, from the coding sequence ATGATCCCGGCGGCCGGAACCCGACGCCCGCCCCCGCGCGTTGAGCGTTCCGTGAGCGAGACCACGACCGGCGGTGGACGCCGCGTCAGCAGGCGCACCCTCCTGATCGGCGGCTCGGCGGCCGGTCTCGGCGCGGGTGTCGCGGCCTATGCCGCGCGGGACGAGCTGACCCGGATGTGGTGGCGGCTGCCCGGAATCGACAAGCCCCGCAAGGCGGGGGCGGTCGATCAGCCGGGCGCGGAGTGGATCCCGGCCTCGGGCGCGAACTGGCGGTGGGCGGACCGCCCGGACGACTACGTCATCGACCGAGTGGTGATCCATGTGGTCCAGGGCAGTTTCGACGACGCGGTGCGGGTCTTCAAGGACCCCGGACACCGCGCCGCGGCGCACTATGTGGTGCGCCGCGACGGGCATATCGCGCAGCTGGTCCGGGAGCTGGACGTGGCGTTCCACGCGGGCAACCGCTCGTACAACGAGCGCAGCATCGGCATCGAGCACGAGGGGTTCGTGAGCGAGCCGAGCTCGTTCACGGACGCGATGTACCGCGCCTCGGCGCGGCTCACCGCCTCGATCTGCGAGCGGTACGACATCCCTCGGGACCGTGAGCACATCGTCGGCCATGTGGAGGTGCCGGGCACCGATCACACCGACCCCGGCCGCCATTGGGACTGGGACCGCTATATACGGCTGGTGCGAGCGGTACGCGTGGCACGGACGGCGAAGTGA
- a CDS encoding cysteine desulfurase family protein has product MVYLDHAATTPMLPEAVQAMTAQLAVTGNASSLHAAGRRARRTVEESRESLAASLGARPSEVVFTAGGTEADNLAVKGLYWSRRDADPARVRLLASPVEHHAVLDAVDWLAEHEGARVEWLPVDSLGRVHPEALREAIARDPSDVALATVMWANNEIGTIQPVRELAAIAAEFGVPLHADAVQAFGQTEVDFAASGLAAMTVSGHKIGGPYGIGALLLGREHTPVPVLHGGGQERQVRSGTLDTPAIAAFAVAGAHAAEHREEFAREIGALRDTLITAVRTAVPDAVLGGDPDPAGRLPANAHFSFPGCEGDSLLLLLDAQGIECSTGSACTAGVAQPSHVVLATGSDPELARGTLRFSFGHTSTKADVEAVAEAIGPAVERARGAGLS; this is encoded by the coding sequence ATGGTTTACCTCGACCACGCCGCCACCACTCCGATGCTCCCGGAGGCGGTGCAGGCGATGACCGCCCAGCTCGCCGTCACGGGCAACGCCTCCTCGCTGCACGCCGCCGGCCGGCGTGCCCGCCGTACCGTCGAGGAGTCGCGCGAATCCCTGGCCGCCTCGCTGGGCGCCCGCCCGAGCGAGGTCGTCTTCACCGCCGGGGGGACCGAGGCCGACAATCTCGCGGTCAAGGGGCTCTACTGGTCCCGCAGGGACGCCGACCCGGCCCGCGTCCGGCTGCTCGCCAGCCCCGTGGAGCACCACGCCGTGCTCGACGCGGTCGACTGGCTCGCCGAGCACGAGGGCGCGCGGGTCGAATGGCTGCCGGTCGACTCCCTCGGCCGGGTCCACCCCGAGGCGCTGCGCGAGGCGATCGCCCGCGACCCCTCGGACGTCGCCCTCGCCACCGTCATGTGGGCCAACAACGAGATCGGCACCATCCAGCCGGTCCGCGAACTCGCTGCCATCGCCGCCGAATTCGGCGTTCCGCTGCATGCCGACGCGGTCCAGGCGTTCGGTCAGACCGAGGTCGACTTCGCCGCCTCGGGGCTGGCCGCGATGACCGTCAGCGGCCACAAGATAGGCGGTCCCTACGGCATCGGCGCGCTGCTCCTCGGCCGTGAGCACACCCCGGTGCCCGTGCTGCACGGCGGCGGCCAGGAGCGTCAGGTGCGCTCCGGGACGCTCGACACCCCGGCCATCGCCGCCTTCGCCGTGGCCGGTGCGCATGCCGCCGAGCACCGCGAGGAGTTCGCCCGCGAGATCGGCGCCCTGCGCGACACGCTGATCACCGCCGTCCGTACGGCCGTGCCCGACGCGGTCCTCGGCGGCGACCCCGACCCGGCGGGCCGGCTCCCCGCCAATGCCCACTTCTCCTTTCCCGGCTGCGAGGGCGATTCGCTGCTTCTGCTGCTGGACGCCCAGGGCATCGAATGCTCGACGGGCTCGGCCTGCACGGCCGGTGTCGCCCAGCCCAGCCATGTGGTCCTGGCCACCGGCAGCGACCCCGAGCTGGCCCGGGGCACCCTGCGCTTCTCGTTCGGCCACACCTCGACCAAGGCCGATGTGGAGGCCGTAGCGGAGGCGATCGGCCCGGCGGTGGAACGGGCGCGCGGGGCGGGACTCAGCTGA
- a CDS encoding alpha/beta fold hydrolase has product MTGTEWKTEKTEKTEWDLDRTYLSSSGEVRWAEFGAPDAPPVVLLHGTPFSSYVWRGVARALAGRYRVFVWDMPGYGASEKRADQDVSLAAQGRVFGELLEEWGLTGEGAEPAVVAHDFGGCVALRAHLLHGARYRRLALVNALALSPWGSPTYRLIGAHHDVFGQLSPEVHRGLVREYIRSGSASGLHPRVLERIVDGWCGGPEDQAAFYRQIAQNDRRFTDEIEGRYGEISLPVLVCWGADDSWIPVERGRELASRIPGAGFRLIEGAGHLVQEDAPAELGVALSGFLGEG; this is encoded by the coding sequence ATGACAGGCACTGAGTGGAAGACCGAGAAGACCGAGAAGACCGAATGGGACCTGGACCGCACCTACCTCAGCTCCTCCGGCGAGGTCCGCTGGGCCGAGTTCGGCGCGCCGGACGCGCCGCCGGTCGTGCTGCTGCACGGCACGCCGTTCTCGTCGTACGTGTGGCGGGGCGTCGCCCGTGCGCTGGCCGGCCGGTACCGGGTGTTCGTGTGGGACATGCCGGGCTATGGGGCCTCCGAGAAGCGGGCTGACCAGGACGTCTCGCTGGCCGCCCAGGGCCGGGTCTTCGGTGAGCTGCTCGAGGAGTGGGGGCTGACCGGGGAGGGGGCGGAACCGGCCGTCGTCGCCCATGACTTCGGCGGCTGCGTCGCCCTGCGCGCGCATCTGCTGCACGGTGCGAGGTATCGCCGGCTGGCGCTGGTCAACGCTCTCGCGCTGTCCCCGTGGGGCTCCCCCACGTACCGCCTGATCGGCGCCCATCACGACGTCTTCGGGCAGCTGTCACCCGAGGTGCATCGGGGTCTGGTGCGCGAGTACATCCGCTCGGGGAGTGCCTCAGGGCTGCATCCGCGGGTGCTGGAGCGGATCGTGGACGGGTGGTGCGGCGGCCCTGAGGACCAGGCTGCGTTCTACCGGCAGATCGCGCAGAACGATCGGCGCTTCACGGATGAGATCGAGGGGCGGTACGGGGAGATCTCTCTGCCGGTGCTGGTCTGCTGGGGTGCGGATGACTCTTGGATTCCTGTCGAGCGGGGGCGGGAGCTTGCGTCTCGGATTCCGGGGGCGGGGTTTCGGCTGATCGAGGGGGCGGGGCATCTGGTGCAGGAGGATGCGCCTGCGGAGTTGGGTGTTGCGCTCAGTGGGTTCCTCGGCGAGGGCTGA
- a CDS encoding SRPBCC family protein: protein MKDTLAQSDGGRSALRLERRLAHPPEKVWRALTEPAQLAHWFPSEVQVELEVGGRMGFVFPGREGPDMDGVVTELDPPHVFAFTWGEDELRWELRPEGDGSVLTLTHTFGDRFGAASFASGWHACITGLAALLGGEEVAHGDMAELHEQYVEAFGLAEGTVETTEDGGWRLRFERQLVRPAETAWRALTGPAADTTAEPAAGAPVPSGFRTDAVPAGPITEARPPRVLTYDWERGGHPAGTVRWELTEGTGHGARLILTQTGPSDAAAERTEAQKSWRHHIGRLAAELLRMSA from the coding sequence ATGAAAGACACCCTCGCCCAGTCCGACGGCGGCCGCTCGGCGCTGCGCCTCGAGCGCCGGCTCGCCCACCCCCCGGAGAAGGTCTGGCGGGCGCTCACCGAGCCCGCCCAGCTCGCCCACTGGTTCCCCTCCGAGGTCCAGGTCGAGCTCGAGGTCGGGGGCCGGATGGGCTTCGTCTTCCCCGGGCGCGAGGGCCCGGACATGGACGGCGTCGTCACCGAGCTCGACCCGCCCCATGTCTTCGCCTTCACCTGGGGCGAGGACGAGCTCCGCTGGGAGCTGCGCCCCGAGGGTGACGGCTCCGTACTGACCCTCACCCACACCTTCGGCGACCGCTTCGGCGCGGCCAGCTTCGCCTCCGGCTGGCACGCCTGCATCACGGGTCTCGCGGCCCTGCTCGGCGGTGAGGAGGTCGCCCACGGCGACATGGCCGAGCTGCACGAGCAGTACGTCGAGGCGTTCGGGCTCGCCGAGGGCACGGTGGAGACCACCGAGGACGGCGGCTGGCGGCTGCGCTTCGAGCGCCAGCTGGTCCGCCCCGCCGAGACGGCCTGGCGGGCACTGACCGGCCCGGCCGCCGACACCACCGCCGAACCGGCGGCCGGGGCGCCGGTCCCCTCGGGCTTCCGCACGGACGCGGTCCCGGCGGGCCCGATCACCGAGGCGCGCCCGCCTCGGGTGCTCACCTACGACTGGGAGCGCGGCGGCCACCCCGCCGGAACGGTCCGCTGGGAACTCACCGAAGGCACCGGCCACGGCGCCCGCCTCATCCTCACCCAAACGGGCCCGTCAGACGCCGCCGCGGAACGCACCGAAGCCCAAAAATCCTGGCGCCACCACATCGGCCGACTGGCCGCAGAGCTGCTCCGCATGAGCGCCTGA
- a CDS encoding ArsR/SmtB family transcription factor — protein sequence MAIPFDVLAEPSRRQILDLLLERPRLVGELTEHLGLTQPGTSKHLRVLREAGLVRVRRDAQRRWYELCPEPLAEVDAWLAPYRRLWTDRLDALERHLDTMPDLPGMTGEPEPLDVRDAPPDVPPDVPDGEAP from the coding sequence ATGGCCATACCGTTCGATGTGCTCGCGGAGCCGAGTCGACGGCAGATCCTGGACCTCCTGCTGGAGCGGCCCCGCCTGGTCGGTGAGCTGACCGAGCACCTGGGGCTCACCCAGCCGGGCACCTCCAAGCACCTGCGGGTGCTGCGCGAGGCCGGTCTGGTGCGGGTCCGCCGGGACGCCCAGCGCCGCTGGTACGAACTCTGCCCGGAGCCGCTCGCCGAGGTGGACGCCTGGCTGGCGCCGTACCGTCGGCTGTGGACCGACCGTCTCGACGCGCTCGAACGACACCTGGACACGATGCCGGACCTCCCCGGGATGACCGGGGAACCCGAGCCACTCGACGTACGCGACGCACCCCCCGACGTACCCCCCGACGTACCCGACGGAGAAGCGCCATGA
- a CDS encoding trimeric intracellular cation channel family protein yields MPIELFTPSVQHALEVAGIFVFAISGALLAVRKNFDVFGMAVLAEVTALGGGVFRDLVIGAVPPIAFTDLGYFLTPLVATGIVFFLHPEVERITAAVGVFDAAGLGLFCVEGTMKAHDFGLGLTSSVTLGMATAVGGGVLRDLLAHEAPSLLRWDRDLYAVPAIVGSSIAALLLHFDALTAATSALAAAVAFVVRLAAMRFGWRAPRAWNRRSTATEEP; encoded by the coding sequence GTGCCCATCGAACTGTTCACCCCGTCCGTCCAGCACGCCCTGGAAGTCGCCGGGATCTTCGTCTTCGCGATATCCGGCGCGCTGCTCGCCGTGCGGAAGAACTTCGATGTCTTCGGCATGGCGGTGCTCGCCGAGGTCACCGCGCTGGGCGGCGGTGTCTTCCGCGACCTGGTGATCGGCGCGGTGCCGCCCATCGCCTTCACCGACCTCGGCTACTTCCTCACCCCGCTCGTCGCCACCGGCATCGTCTTCTTCCTCCACCCCGAGGTCGAGCGGATCACGGCGGCGGTCGGGGTCTTCGACGCGGCCGGGCTGGGGCTGTTCTGCGTCGAGGGCACGATGAAGGCGCATGACTTCGGGCTCGGCCTCACCTCGTCCGTCACCCTCGGCATGGCCACGGCGGTCGGCGGCGGTGTGCTGCGCGACCTCCTCGCCCATGAGGCGCCCTCGCTGCTGCGCTGGGACCGGGACCTGTACGCCGTCCCGGCCATCGTCGGCTCCTCGATAGCGGCCCTGCTGCTCCATTTCGACGCCCTTACGGCGGCCACGAGCGCGCTCGCGGCCGCCGTGGCGTTTGTGGTGCGGCTGGCGGCGATGCGGTTCGGCTGGCGGGCGCCGAGGGCGTGGAACCGGCGCAGTACGGCGACGGAGGAGCCCTGA
- a CDS encoding ABC transporter ATP-binding protein yields the protein MTVPEKATTSPEPLLKVSGLVKHFPIKKGLLQRQSGAVQAVDGLDFDVRPGETLGVVGESGCGKSTMGRLITRLLEPTSGKIEFEGKDITHLNTAQMRPMRRDVQMIFQDPYSSLNPRHTVGAIVSAPFRLQGVTPEGGVKAEVQRLLALVGLNPEHYNRYPHEFSGGQRQRIGIARALALKPKLVVADEPVSALDVSIQAQVVNLLDDLQDELGLTYVIIAHDLSVIRHVSDRIAVMYLGKIVELADRKDLYERPMHPYTKALLSAVPVPDPRRRAKRERILLKGDVPSPIAPPSGCRFHTRCWKATEVCKRQEPPLVSLATGHQVACHHPESVSDMRLPPRGPDQAPGEKPGAESAQKVTKKTDS from the coding sequence ATGACGGTCCCGGAGAAGGCGACGACGTCGCCCGAGCCCCTGCTCAAGGTGTCGGGTCTGGTCAAGCACTTCCCCATCAAGAAGGGGCTGCTCCAGCGGCAGTCCGGTGCGGTCCAGGCGGTCGACGGGCTCGACTTCGACGTCCGGCCGGGGGAGACCCTGGGCGTGGTGGGCGAGTCGGGCTGCGGCAAGTCCACCATGGGGCGGCTGATCACCCGGCTGCTCGAACCCACCTCGGGCAAGATCGAGTTCGAGGGCAAGGACATCACGCATCTCAACACGGCCCAGATGCGGCCGATGCGGCGTGACGTCCAGATGATCTTCCAGGACCCGTACTCCTCGCTGAACCCCCGGCACACCGTCGGCGCGATCGTCAGCGCGCCCTTCCGGCTCCAGGGCGTCACCCCCGAGGGCGGGGTCAAGGCGGAGGTCCAGCGGCTGCTGGCGCTGGTCGGGCTCAACCCCGAGCACTACAACCGCTATCCGCACGAGTTCTCCGGCGGCCAGCGGCAGCGCATCGGCATCGCCCGGGCGCTGGCCCTCAAGCCCAAGCTGGTCGTGGCCGACGAGCCGGTCTCGGCCCTGGATGTGTCGATCCAGGCGCAGGTGGTCAACCTGCTGGACGACCTCCAGGACGAGCTGGGCCTGACGTACGTGATCATCGCGCACGACCTGTCGGTCATCCGCCATGTCTCGGACCGGATCGCGGTGATGTACCTGGGGAAGATCGTCGAGCTGGCGGACCGCAAGGACCTCTACGAGCGCCCCATGCACCCGTACACCAAGGCGCTGCTGTCCGCGGTGCCGGTGCCGGACCCCAGGCGGCGCGCCAAGCGGGAGCGGATCCTGCTCAAGGGCGATGTGCCCTCGCCGATCGCCCCGCCCTCCGGCTGCCGCTTCCACACCCGGTGCTGGAAGGCGACCGAGGTGTGCAAGCGGCAGGAGCCCCCGCTGGTGTCGCTGGCCACCGGCCACCAGGTGGCCTGCCACCACCCGGAGTCCGTGTCTGATATGCGGCTACCGCCGCGTGGCCCTGACCAGGCGCCGGGGGAGAAGCCCGGTGCCGAGTCGGCACAGAAGGTGACGAAGAAGACCGACAGCTGA
- a CDS encoding ABC transporter ATP-binding protein: MTDLTKPSGQPGNGDLPATGTAAVGEVAAAGSPAPTAFLEVRDLHVHFPTDDGLVKSVDGLSFRLEKGKTLGIVGESGSGKSVTSLGIMGLHTAGQYGRRKARISGEIWLNGQELLGADPDEVRKLRGREMSMIFQDPLSALHPYYTIGRQIIEAYRVHHEVTKEVARKRAIELLDRVGIPQPDKRVDSYPHEFSGGMRQRAMIAMALVNNPELLIADEPTTALDVTVQAQILDLIRDLQKEFGSAVIIITHDLGVVAELADDLLVMYGGRCVERGPAEKVFYEPQHPYTWGLLGSMPRIDRDQTERLIPVKGSPPSLINVPSGCAFHPRCPYADVPKDNITRTERPELTEAGGGGHFSACHMTQEERTRIWTEEIAPKL, encoded by the coding sequence ATGACCGACCTGACCAAGCCCTCAGGACAGCCCGGGAACGGCGATCTGCCGGCCACCGGCACCGCCGCCGTGGGCGAGGTGGCCGCGGCGGGCTCGCCCGCCCCCACCGCCTTCCTCGAGGTGCGCGATCTGCACGTCCACTTCCCGACCGACGACGGTCTGGTGAAGTCGGTGGACGGGCTCAGCTTCCGGCTGGAGAAGGGCAAGACGCTCGGCATCGTCGGCGAGTCCGGCTCCGGCAAGTCCGTCACCTCGCTCGGCATCATGGGGCTGCACACCGCGGGCCAGTACGGCCGCCGCAAGGCGCGGATCTCCGGTGAGATCTGGCTCAACGGCCAGGAGCTGCTGGGCGCCGACCCCGACGAGGTGCGCAAGCTGCGCGGCCGCGAGATGTCGATGATCTTCCAGGATCCGCTGTCCGCGCTGCACCCGTACTACACCATCGGCCGCCAGATCATCGAGGCGTACCGGGTGCACCACGAGGTCACCAAGGAGGTGGCCCGCAAGCGCGCGATCGAGCTGCTGGACCGCGTCGGCATCCCGCAGCCCGACAAGCGGGTGGACAGCTATCCGCACGAGTTCTCCGGCGGGATGCGCCAGCGCGCCATGATCGCGATGGCGCTGGTCAACAACCCCGAGCTGCTGATCGCCGACGAGCCGACCACCGCCCTGGACGTCACCGTCCAGGCGCAGATCCTCGACCTCATCCGGGACCTCCAGAAGGAGTTCGGCTCCGCGGTCATCATCATCACCCATGACCTGGGCGTGGTCGCCGAGCTCGCCGACGATCTGCTGGTGATGTACGGCGGGCGCTGTGTCGAGCGCGGCCCGGCCGAGAAGGTCTTCTACGAGCCCCAGCACCCGTACACCTGGGGTCTGCTGGGCTCGATGCCCCGTATCGACCGCGACCAGACCGAGCGGCTCATCCCGGTCAAGGGCTCTCCGCCCAGCCTCATCAACGTGCCGTCCGGCTGCGCCTTCCACCCCCGCTGCCCGTACGCCGATGTGCCGAAGGACAACATCACCCGCACCGAGCGGCCGGAGCTCACCGAGGCCGGGGGCGGCGGGCACTTCTCCGCGTGCCATATGACGCAGGAGGAGCGCACCCGGATCTGGACCGAAGAGATTGCGCCGAAGCTGTGA
- a CDS encoding ABC transporter permease — protein sequence MFAVVVMLLVVTLTTFAIFFVIPKWAGADPALLFVGKQADPAAIEGIRQKLSLGDPVLVQFWHFVQGLFVGRDYANGTDVTHCPAPCFGYSFRTEQAVWPQLTDAMPVTLSLAAGACLLWLVGGITTGVVSALRRGTLWDRSAMTVALAGVSLPIYFTGLLSLAIFSYSLKWVNVDYKGLGDDPAMWFESLILPWITLAFLYAAMYARLTRATMLEIMGEDYIRTARAKGLRERVVIGRHAMRSTWTPVLTLLGLDLGALLGGAVLTETTYNLPGLGRLAVNAITEKDLPVILGVTLIAAVFIVVANLVVDLLYAVIDPRVRLG from the coding sequence TTGTTCGCCGTCGTCGTGATGCTGTTGGTCGTCACCCTTACGACCTTCGCCATCTTCTTCGTGATCCCGAAGTGGGCCGGTGCCGATCCCGCGCTGCTGTTCGTCGGCAAGCAGGCCGACCCCGCGGCCATCGAGGGCATCCGGCAGAAGCTCAGCCTCGGTGATCCGGTCCTGGTGCAGTTCTGGCACTTCGTCCAGGGCCTCTTCGTCGGCCGGGACTACGCCAACGGCACGGACGTCACCCACTGCCCGGCGCCCTGCTTCGGCTACTCCTTCCGCACCGAGCAGGCGGTGTGGCCGCAGCTCACCGACGCCATGCCGGTCACTCTCTCGCTCGCCGCGGGCGCCTGTCTGCTGTGGCTGGTCGGCGGCATCACCACCGGTGTCGTCTCCGCGCTGCGCCGGGGCACCCTGTGGGACCGCTCGGCGATGACGGTCGCGCTGGCCGGTGTCTCGCTGCCGATCTACTTCACCGGTCTGCTCTCGCTGGCGATCTTCAGCTACTCGCTGAAGTGGGTCAACGTGGACTACAAGGGGCTCGGTGACGATCCGGCGATGTGGTTCGAGAGCCTGATCCTCCCGTGGATCACGCTCGCCTTCCTCTACGCGGCGATGTACGCCCGGCTCACCCGGGCCACCATGCTGGAGATCATGGGCGAGGACTACATCCGCACCGCCCGCGCCAAGGGTCTGCGGGAGCGGGTGGTCATCGGCCGGCACGCGATGCGCTCGACCTGGACCCCGGTCCTCACCCTGCTCGGCCTCGACCTGGGCGCGCTGCTGGGCGGCGCGGTCCTCACCGAGACCACCTACAACCTGCCCGGCCTCGGGCGGCTCGCGGTGAACGCGATCACCGAGAAGGACCTGCCGGTCATCCTCGGCGTCACCCTGATCGCGGCCGTCTTCATCGTGGTCGCCAACCTCGTCGTGGACCTTCTGTACGCCGTCATCGACCCGCGAGTGAGGCTCGGATGA